The Chroicocephalus ridibundus chromosome 4, bChrRid1.1, whole genome shotgun sequence genome contains the following window.
GAGCCCCCGCTGGTCCCCGGAACCTCCCGCTAGCCCCGCTCCCGCACCCCCGCTAGCCCCAAGCACCTCCCGCTAGCCCTGGTGCCCTCCCTGCTAGCCCCCGGTAACTCGGGCTGGCCCAGATGCTCGTCCCAGCCAGCCCTCGGTACCTCCCGCTGGCCCCACTGCCCCCCACGCCGGCGAGCCCCCGCTGGCCTCCGATAACCCGGGTTGGCCACCGTGCCCCTCCCTGCAGCGAGTCCCTGCTCGCTCCCAGTAACTCGGGCTGGCCTCACTGCCCGCCCCAGCGAGCCCCCCCCATccagccccgctgtcccccagcTAGCCCAGGGTACACCTCAGGTGGTCCTGAGAGTCCTCCTACTAGCCCTGGGCATCCCCCAGTCAGGCTGGCGTGTCCCCCAGGTAGCCCAGCCTGTGACCCGCTCAAgtgtccccagctgtccccgaGTACCCCTGGCTAGTTCCAGGCACTCCTGGCTAGCCCTTAGGGTCCCCCAGCTAGTCTCAGGCATTCCCCAGCTAGCCCTGGGTGTCCCCCACTagccctgggggtgtccccagctAGTCACAGGCATTCCTCACTGCCCCTGGATGTTTTCCAGCTAGTCCCAGGCACCTCCCAGCTAGACCTGGGTATCCCCCCGTAGTCCTGGGTGTCCTCCAGCTAGTCCCAGGCATCCCCCAACTACCCCTGGGTGTCTTCCAGCTAGTCCCAGGCACCTCCCAGCTAGCCCTGGTTATCCCCCAGTAGTCCTGGGTGTCCTCCAGCTAGTCCCAGGCACCTCCCAGCTAGCCCTGGTTATCCCCCAGTAGTCCTGGGTGTCCTCCAGCTAGTCCCAGGCACCTCCCAGCTAGACCTGGGTATCCCCAGCTAGCCCTGGGTATCCCTCGCTAGCCCTGGGTATCCTCCAGCTAGTCCCAGGCACCTCCTAGCTATCCCTGGGTATCCCCCACTAGTCCTGGGTGTCCTCCAGCTAGCCCCAGGCACCTCCCAGCTAGCCCTGGGTATCCCCAGCTAGCCCTGGGTATCCCTCGCTAGCCCTGGGTGTCCTCTAGCTAGTCCCAGGCACCTCCTAGCTATCCCTGGGTATCCCCCACTAGTCCTGGGTGTCCTCCAGCTAGCCCCAGTCATCCCCCAGCTagccctgggtgtcccccagcTAGCCCCAGGCACTCCACAGATACCGCCAGGCATCCCCCACTAGCTCAGGTGTCCCCCAGCTTGCCCTAAGTACCCTTGCTAGCCCTGAATGCCCCCAGCTagcccagccccccccctccaCTAGCCCTGcttgcccccccccaccccaccccggggggCTCCAGTGAGGGCTCGGGGGGAAGAACCGGGCGAGCACAGCCCGGCCCGGGCCCGCCTCGCCTTATCTCGGCCCCCGCCGgggagcccggggctgggggctacCGTTAGCCACGCCCCCTCAGCGATAGCCACGCCCCCTCAGCGATAGCCACGCCCCTCGCAGTTAGCTCCGCCCCAGCCAATAGCCCAGCCCCCTAGCCGTTAGCCCCGCCCTCCCCACAGAAACCCACCTCCCTCTGCCCCGCCCCGCCCATAGACACCCAATCAACTCTCAAATCCCCGCCCACAAAGGCGTGTCCATCACCAAACTCCACGCCCCCCAAAATCCCCGCCCCGCCCATAGGCACCCAATCAACTGACAAAGCCCCGCCCACGAATACGCGTCAATCACCCAAAACCACGCCCACATGCGCTaagccccgccccgcggcggaaGTCTCGCGAGATCTGCGTGGCGGCGGCGTCGGGATGTGCGGGGGCTGCGTGGGCACTGAGTACCCGGAGCGGGTAGGCCGCGCCGGGTCGGGGGGGACCCGGGCCGGGAGGGGCCCGGTACCGGCCCCGGTGCCAGCTCCGTGCTGCCGTCTCTAGGGCACCACCTGCCTGGAAGgcggctccttcctcctcaattTCGTGGGATGCGCGCAGTGCGGCCGCCGGGACTTCGTGCTGCTCAGCAACCGCGCCGCCGGCCTGCACGGCGGGGACGAGATCGTCACCTACGACCGTGCgacggggaaggggggacacacacggcggggggggggggaatctttgGGGTCTGCGGGTGCtggaggggtcggggggggggaggggaggctggggcttGGTGGGGGAAGCTTCAGGGAGGGTTAATTggggggggagatttgggggcCTGGTACtgggggagggactgggggggtgaTTGATGTTCTTGGGGGGGCAGCGGCTGGGGAGTTGATGCTGTAGAGGGGGAAATTTGGGGGTCCAGtactcgggggggggggttgtgtaaTTGATACTTTGGGGAGGGCATGGGCTGGGGAGTTGATGCCCAGGCGAGGGGAAGATTTGGGAGTCTGgtactgggggggctgggggggtgattGATGCTCTTGCGGGGGCAGGGCCTGGGGAGTTGATGCCCCGggggggggagatttgggggcCTGGtactgggggtggctggggggtgTCCCTTCAGGCAtcgtctgtgtcccctcagccccgtCACctgctgtcccctgtgtcccctcagcccttgtctgtgtcccctcagccccttcaCCCGCTCTCCTCTGTGtcctcccagcccctgctgtcccctggtCCCCTCAGCCATcatctgtgtcccctcagccatTGTTTGTGTCCCTTCAGCCCCTTCACctgctgtcccctgtgtcccctcagcctcttcaCCCACTGttgtctgtgtcccctcagtccctgctgtcctctgtgtcccctcagccatcgtctgtgtcccctcagccccttcaCCCGCTCTCCTCTGTGtcctcccagcccctgctgtTCCCTGGTCCCCTCAGCCATcatctgtgtcccctcagccccttcaCCCGCTGtcgtctgtgtcccctcagtccctgctgtcctctgtgtcccctcagccatcatctgtgtcccctcagccccttcaCCCGCTCTCCTCTGTGtcctcccagcccctgctgtcccctggtCCCCTCAGCCATcatctgtgtcccctcagccatcatctgtgtcccctcagccatcgtctgtgtcccctcagccccttcaccagctgtcgcctgtgtcccctcagcccccgctCTCTTCTGTGTCCCCTCAGGCAtcgtctgtgtcccctcagccccttcacccgctgtcccctgtgtcccctcagcccttgtctgtgtcccctcagccccttcaCCCGCTCTCCTCTGTGtcctcccagcccctgctgtcccctggtCCCCTCAGCCATcatctgtgtcccctcagccatCGTTTGTGTCCCTTCAGCCCCTTCACctgctgtcccctgtgtcccctcagccccttcaCCCGCTGtcgtctgtgtcccctcagtccctgctgtcctctgtgtcccctcagccattgtctgtgtcccctcagctcCTTCACCCGCTCTCCTCTGTGTCCTCTcagcccctgctgtcccctggtCCCCTCAGCCATcatctgtgtcccctcagccatcgtctctgtcccctcagccccttcaCCCGCTGtcgtctgtgtcccctcagtccctgctgtcctctgtgtcccctcagccatcatctgtgtcccctcagccccttcaccagctgttgcctgtgtcccctcagccctcgctctcctctgtgtcccctcagGCATCATCTATGTCCCCTCAGCCCCTTTACctgctgtcccctgtgtcccctcagccccttcacccgctctcctctctcctccgcAGACCTGTGCAAGAACTGCCACCACTTGATTGCGCGCCATGAGTACACCTTCAGCGTGGTGGACGACTACCAGGtacgcccagggcaggggcttgtcccaccccccccctccccagcccctctgcggCTCCGGGGACATCCTAAACCGAGCCCTGGGATGTCCTTTTGCCAGCGGgttccctgccatgggcagccgAGCTGACTTTCGTCTGCCCTGGCTCAGAGCTGAGCCGTGGCACCGGCCTCCAAGATTTCAGAGCCACATCCCTGCGTTCGGGGCTACCTGGAGCCCCCTGGCACTAGCCCCTGCTTGGTGGGGGGTAGCCCAGCTCACCTCTCGTGGCCCAGAGCAGGGAAACGTGGCTGcgtggtgtgtgtgggggggcacggccctcccagccctcctccctggCACATTTCCTATGCAGCAGCTAAAGGCCGGAAAATGGGCTCGGGGGGAGCCGGTGGGGGTGGAAACGAGATCCGACCCCCCCAGGTCTGATTGCAGTTGAGGATCAGGTGCCGGCTCCGGCTCCAGTTTCCCTGCCTGTACCCGGAGTGGGGCTGTGGCAGAGCGCGGTTatggcagccccccccccctcctcgtcTCCTGTCCCGCCGCAGGAGTACACCATGCTGTGCCTGCTCTGCGGCCGCGCCGAGGACTCCGTCAGCATCCTCCCCGACGACCCGCGCCAGATGACCCCGCTCTTCTGAAACCGGTTCGTATCCCCGGCACCAAGCCCTGGGTGCCCCAGGACCTCCCTCCCCCTGGTGCCGGGGGGGCAGACAATGCTGTCCCTTacacccttctcttctccaaacctCCAGCCTGGACGTGGCGGACGCCCGACGCCGGATGCTCCCATGTGCCCGGGGGTGGCTCAGCCGTGCCCGCTGCCCTGTGGCTCCCATCCCGGCTGCAGGGACGGGTTGGAGCATGGCGGCCCGACCCCGCCTTGTGCTGAAGACATGAAGGGGAGGGGGGCCCAGCACATCGTCACCCCCAAAACGGGTCCGAAAGGATGCCGGCCCCGTCCTGCCTCAGGAGCCCGTGTGTGTGGGGCAATAAATGTGATGTGTCGCAGCTCGGTGGTGCGGGCAGGAGCACTTTGGGGTGGGTTTCACCCTCCCTGGGCCCCCCATAGCTATTGAAGGGTGTTGGGGCCCAACACGGGGATCGGGGGGGGGCTTTTTCCCTTCCCGGGAACCTGTGggatttcctcctccccccataGTGGATCTGGCCCTTCCCAGCACCCCGGCGCTCATCCCGCTCCCTGGCGCTCTCCCAAACCCTGCTGAGAAGTGGCTTAATTATTTTCGCTCCCCCAGGGGCTGCGTGAAACTCGTGTGGGGGGGTCACtgccttccccccctccacccccccgggGCCCTGTTTCCCTGGGGTGTGtaacccagccctgccccgccaGGGGACACGTGTTTTCTCGGACGGGAAGGAGCCGGGTGCCAAAAAAATCCCTCCCTTGGGGTGGGGTGCTGCTGTTGGCACCCAGCCCCAGCGACACCTGCGGGGAGCTGGGTGCCGCCGGCCTGGCACCGCTCCATCCCTGCGCCACCGTTTTCCTGGATCCAGCGCCCCACGGCTCGTCCCCGGCACAAAACTctgcccccgcctccccgccacAAACCACGCGGACGCGGGCACGCTCCCTCCGGCTCGTTTATTGCCACCAGCCCGCGCCGCCCCCGtggctccatccctctgcccccatCGAGCCCCCTCCCCGTGGCGGTTTCGGAGGGGGCTGTCACCTGGCAGAGAGGTGGAGCCAtcctgggggggctgcggccggTGTTGGGGGGACACACTGGAGCCGGCCCTACTTGGCCAGCTTGAGGAGCCGCTGGATGTCGGGCTCCAGCTGGGCGGTGGGCATTCGGGCGCTGTAACGCCGGAAAGGTTCCCCTTCGGGACCCACCAGGAACTTTTCGAAGTTCCAGGAGATGTCGGAACGCCGGACGGGGCTCCAGGTGATGAAACGGGGCTCGGTCATCAGGTGTTCCGCCTCGTCGGCCGGCGCCGGCAAGTGAGCCTTCAGGTAGGCGAAAACGGGGTGGGTGTCCTGCCCGTTCACCTGGCACTTCTGGAAGAGGGTGAAGTTGGGCTCGAAGCCGCCCCCCGGGCGGACGTGCTTCAGGCTGCTGAGAATCTCCTCGTTGGTGCCGTTCTCCTGTggcggggaaggaaaaaaaatggggccGCGCTGCgttttttaccccccccccccgccaccccccttttccttctcgcTGGCACCGCGGGTGACTTACCTGGTAGCCAAATTGGTTGCAGGGGAAGCCCAGCACCACCAGGCGCCGGGGGTAGCGGGCTTGCAGCATGTTGAGCTGGGTGTAATCCCGCAGGGTGGTGCCTCAGAGGGACGCCACGTTCTCGATGAGGACCACGCGGCCCCGGAAGACGTTGAAGTCCACCTTCTCCCCCTGCAAGGAGGTGGCGCTCAGGTCGTAGAAGGACTTGGCGATGGGGACGGTCATGGCTGCGGGCGCTCGTCTGCTTCTCCTGCCCGCCCGTCGGTGCACCTTAAGGGCtgcccggcgcccacgtgacgggCCGGCTTCAAAGGTCTCCTGGCATCGCCATGACTTGGCAGAAACCGGAGCCGTCCCACCCATCCCACCCCTCGGCACCCTGGGGAGGGCGCGGGTGGCGCGGGGCCAAGGTGACGCTCCTACCTGCCTCAATAATTCATGGCGCGGCGCGATGGCTCTGCCCCGCGAGGTGTGGGGCTCCGTGCTgtcccccagggctgggagcagcagggggagTCGGGGGAATAACGGGATTCCGGGAGCCGGGGTGAGGTGGAGCCGAAGGGGTGCTCCTGCGCATCTCCTTCCCTGgggctccccacagcctcctgtgCTCGccatcccagtgcccaccagtacTGGTGGCCCCACTGGTGCCAGTGCCAGCATCCAGCCTGGGACCCATCTGCTATGGTGCCCACCATCGTCCTGGTGCCCACCCATACCGGTGCCTGGCAAAATCCCAGTACCCGGCACCATCCTGGTGCCCGCCACCTTCCTGGTGCACACCCATTGCAGTACCCGCCACCACCATCATGCCAGTGCCCACCACCATCCAGGTGTTTGCCACCATCCCAGTGCCCAGCCACCACCTTCGTCCCAGTGTCCACCACCATCCAGGTGTTTGCCACCATCCCAGTGCCCAGCCACCACCTTCGTCCCAGTGTCCACCACCATCCCAGTGCCCACCACCCCCTTCATCCTAGTGCCCACCACCATCCCAGTGCCCACCACCACCTTCATCCCAGTGTCCACCACCATCCAGGTGTTTGCCACCATCCCAGTGCCCAGCCACCACCTTCATCCCAGTGTCCACCACCATCCAGGTTTTTGCCACCATCCCAGTGCCCAGCCACCACCTTCACCCCAGTGTCCACCACCATCCAGGTGTTTGCCACCATCCCAGTGCCCACCACCACCTTCGTCCCAGTGCCCACCACCATCCCAGTGCCCTCTACCACCCCAGAGCCCTCCACCACCCCAGAGCCCTCCACCACCCCAGAGCCCTCCACCATCTTCATCCCAGTGCCCACCACCATCCCAATGCCCACCACAACCTTCATCCCAGTGCCCGCCCATCCCAGTGCCCACCCATCCTGATGCCCACCCGTCCCAGTGCCCACCACCAATGTGTGTGACCGCGGTGGCCCTGTCCCTGCCGGGGCCAGCTCCCGGGGTGGTGGGCACGCTGCCCCATGGGCCCCGTCCCCCACCCTGGAAAGGGGAcaccgtccccgcggccccggagCACCCTCAATTATTGATACCCGCTCAGGTTGCGggggccgggcgccgccgcggTGGCCGccccgcggtgccgggggggACTCTGCTGGGACACGGCCATGGTGGCACCGTGCCACCATGCCCGCAGtcgtgtgccccccccccccccgccccgccccatgGCAGCGCACGAGCCACCGGCCACCTCCAGCATCACCTTTATTCTGCAAACCGTGTGTGTGTaaaaccggggcgggggggggggggcgcgggggggggtgtgaaTGTCCCGTGGGCACAGGGTGGGCACAGAGCACccgcaacaccccccccccccacacacacaccccccgcacgggtgccagggtggggggcacccccCACAacccctgcccgcccgcccccccccccccatccccgtggggGGGTCCCGAGTGAccccgccgccgtcccctccctccctcgggGCTGCACCCAtcgtgcccccccccgccaaaacccgggtgggggggtcggggagcgggggggcccGTGCTTCAACACCAGCAGGCTCTGGGGCTGTCCTCGCTgccggggggctgctgctcctcttcctccaggcGGGCCAAggtgggggcgcggggggggccccgcagcccctccagctCCTTGCGGTGCGCCTGCAGCACCAGCTCCGTCAGCCGCGTGAAGGACTGCGGGAgagggaggtggcggggggggggtgggggggggtggtgtgagCTGGGGAACCCCCCCCTTTTTtgccccccctgaccccccccccccagccctccccccccccccctcacctccttgATGTTGAGGTTGCTGCAGGCGCTGGTCTCGTAGAAGTCCATCCCGTACTCCCTGGCCAGCTGTGGGGGGGGGCCGGCGGTGACACcgtgatttttttggggggggggggagggggggcaccaCCACCGGCCCCCCCCAACACCGGCACGGGCACAGGCAGGCATGGACAGACAGACGAGCTGTgaaacccggggggggggggggctggcgtAGGGACATCCCTATgcagggggcactggggggggcactgggggcttttAGGGGTACGGTGGGGggccctgggggtccccgggggggaaCAGAGAGGTTTAAGAGCAGCTCTTGGGGTGCACAGGCACAATTGGGGGGGTCCCTGGACtcagtggggggggtgggagcccgggggggggtgttCCCTGGACtgacttgggggggggagggttccCTGGACTCCCTGGGGGGTGTGGGAGACTTGGGGGGGGGCGGACCTGGACACAATGGGGGGTGCAGGAGCCCAGTGGGGGGTGTCTCTGGACTCACTGGGGGGTGTGGgagactcggggggggggggggggaatctctgGACTCACTGCGGGGTGTGGGAGATTGGGGAGGGGGTTCCCTGGACCCCCGGGGGTTGCAGGAGACCGGGGGGGGCTGTTCCTGGACTCACGGGGGGGGGTGAAGGAACCTGGGGGGGGCGTTCCTGGCCtcactgggggctgggggggggttgggggtccgTGGTTACAGAGACTGCAGGAAGGTtgttggggtccctggggagtgcggggggggggggtggggggctcggggggtcCCTGGCCatgctgggggtgcaggggggggccCTGGCccccccggggttgggggggcacACGCCAGCCCCCGCTCACCTGCAGCCCTTGCTCTTTGGCCACTTGCCTCTTGTGCTCCTCGTCCGCCTTGTTCCCGATGAGGATCTTCTGGACGCCGTCGGGCGCGTACTGGGAAGgacgggggggggaaggggggggcgtgAAgacgcacccccaccccccccccctccaaaacagggggaggacccccccccccccctcccccccaaaccccgccTTGGACCCCCACCTCGTCCACGTCGCTGGCCCACTTCACGATGTGCTGGTAGGAGCGCTCGCTGCCGATGTCGTACACCAGGAAGATGCCCTGGGGGAGCGAAGTCGGGGGGCAGCCGTTtaccctgtccccccccccttccccccccccgtgcctcagtttccccctctgCTGCGCACCgggatgccccccccgccccccgccgtaCCTGTGCCCGCCGGTAATACTGCTTGGTGATGGTCTGGTACCGCTCCTGGcctgccgtgtccctgcagccgGGGACAGCAGGTCACGCCGCCATCAGTGGCACGAGTTGGTCAGGCCTcaggcgcccccccccccccctcccccgcccccaaccccggGGGCGTGTGGAGGGGGGTGGAAAGCGGGGTtcaaccccacccccccccaaaatccgccccccgcctcccggcACTCACCAGATCTGTATCCGCACCTTAATGCCGTCCACTTCGATGGTCTTCATCTTGAAGTCGACgcctgggatggggaagggggggtgggggggtggttagGGGGTGTCACGGGTGCTGCCGTCACCGGGGTTCCCCTCCCCGGTCCCCTCCCCCTCTCCTGGCACACCCCACCCCGCGCCGTGCTGCCAAACCGGGTGCCGGGGCTCCCCCGTGCCCACCCAGCGCCCCGGTAGCagcccggtgccggtgccaggCCCCGGTGCTGGGTCACCGGCCGGGTGctggccccagccccgctgccgggtGGGTGCTCCCGGTGCCCCCAGTTTCACCGTGATGCGgttccccagtgcccccccagttccccagtgcccccccagttcCCCAGTGCCGCAGCTCCTGGTCCCCCCGTTTTCCCGGTACCGTGGCTCCCCGGTGCTCGTGGTTTCCCGGTGCTGCGGCTGCCCGGTGTTCCCAGTTTCCCAGTTCCCCGGTGCTGTGGCTGCCCACTGCCCCGGTTCCTCACTGCCCCCAGTTTCCCGGTGCCTCGCTGCCGCAGCTCCCCAGTGCTCCCGGTGCTGCCGGTTCCCCGGTGCCACAGCTTCCCGGTGGCCCTAATTTCCCGGTTTCCCGGTGCCGCATCTCTCCGGTGCCCAGAGTTTCCCctttccccagtgctcccagtttccCACTGCCGAGGCTGCCCAGTGCTGGGGCTCCCCGGTGCTCCCGGTTTCCCGATTCCCCCGTGCTGCGGCTGTCCGGTGCTCCCGGCTCCTCTGTTCCCCCGGTTTCCCGGTGCTGCTGTTGCCCAGTGCTCCCGGTTCCCCGATGCCACGGCTGCCCGGTTCCCCGGTGCCAGGGTTTCTCGGTTCCCCGGTGCCCACAGTTTCCCGGTGCTGCGGCTGCCCGATGCTCCCGGTTCCCCAGTTCCCACGGTTTTCCCGTTTCCCAGTGCCCATAGCTCCCCAATTCCCCGGTTCTCCCGGTTCCCCAGTGCCGCGGATGCCCGGTACCCCCGGTTCCCCGGTGCCCACGGTTTTCCCTTTCCCTGgtgctcccagttccccagtGCCCGCCGTTTTCCCGTTCCCCAGCTCCCCAGTTCTCCGGTCCTCCCAGTTCCCCGGTACCCACGGTTTCCCGGTTCCCCGGTGCCGTGGATGCGCAGTCTCCCGGTTCCCCGGTGCCTACGGTTTTCCCGTTTCCCGGTGCTCCCTGGTTCCCTAGTGCTCCCGGTTCCCTGGTGCTCCCGGTGCCCACGGTTTTCTCGTTCCCTGGTGCTCCCGGTTCCCCGGCTGCTCGGTGCTCCCAGTTCCCCGGTGCCCACGGTTTCCCGGTGCCGCGGCTGCCCGGCGCTCCCAGTTCCCCGGTGCCTACGGTTTTCCCGTTTCCCGGCGCTCCCGGTTCCCCGGTGCCTACGGTTTTCTCGTTTCCCGGTGCTCCCTGTTCCCCGG
Protein-coding sequences here:
- the CHURC1 gene encoding protein Churchill isoform X1, which gives rise to MCGGCVGTEYPERGTTCLEGGSFLLNFVGCAQCGRRDFVLLSNRAAGLHGGDEIVTYDHLCKNCHHLIARHEYTFSVVDDYQEYTMLCLLCGRAEDSVSILPDDPRQMTPLF
- the CHURC1 gene encoding protein Churchill isoform X2, whose amino-acid sequence is MCGGCVGTEYPERGTTCLEGGSFLLNFVGCAQCGRRDFVLLSNRAAGLHGGDEIVTYDHLCKNCHHLIARHEYTFSVVDDYQV
- the GPX2 gene encoding glutathione peroxidase 2 is translated as MVPGTGILPGTGMGGHQDDGGHHSRWVPGWMLALAPVGPPVLVGTGMASTGGCGEPQGRRCAGAPLRLHLTPAPGIPLFPRLPLLLPALGDSTEPHTSRGRAIAPRHELLRQVGASPWPRATRALPRVPRGGMGGTAPVSAKSWRCQETFEAGPSRGRRAALKVHRRAGRRSRRAPAAMTVPIAKSFYDLSATSLQGEKVDFNVFRGRVVLIENVASLUGTTLRDYTQLNMLQARYPRRLVVLGFPCNQFGYQENGTNEEILSSLKHVRPGGGFEPNFTLFQKCQVNGQDTHPVFAYLKAHLPAPADEAEHLMTEPRFITWSPVRRSDISWNFEKFLVGPEGEPFRRYSARMPTAQLEPDIQRLLKLAK
- the RAB15 gene encoding ras-related protein Rab-15 isoform X3, with product MAKQYDVLFRLLLLGDSGVGKTCLLCRFTDNQFHPAHISTIGVDFKMKTIEVDGIKVRIQIWDTAGQERYQTITKQYYRRAQGIFLVYDIGSERSYQHIVKWASDVDEYAPDGVQKILIGNKADEEHKRQVAKEQGLQLAREYGMDFYETSACSNLNIKEAHRKELEGLRGPPRAPTLARLEEEEQQPPGSEDSPRACWC
- the RAB15 gene encoding ras-related protein Rab-15 isoform X2, with product MKTIEVDGIKVRIQIWDTAGQERYQTITKQYYRRAQGIFLVYDIGSERSYQHIVKWASDVDEYAPDGVQKILIGNKADEEHKRQVAKEQGLQLAREYGMDFYETSACSNLNIKESFTRLTELVLQAHRKELEGLRGPPRAPTLARLEEEEQQPPGSEDSPRACWC
- the RAB15 gene encoding ras-related protein Rab-15 isoform X1, translating into MAKQYDVLFRLLLLGDSGVGKTCLLCRFTDNQFHPAHISTIGVDFKMKTIEVDGIKVRIQIWDTAGQERYQTITKQYYRRAQGIFLVYDIGSERSYQHIVKWASDVDEYAPDGVQKILIGNKADEEHKRQVAKEQGLQLAREYGMDFYETSACSNLNIKESFTRLTELVLQAHRKELEGLRGPPRAPTLARLEEEEQQPPGSEDSPRACWC